The Wansuia hejianensis genomic interval GTTATGTATTTTTCCACATCCGCATAGATGTCATACCGGCATTCTTCATTTAATATTTCATGGCGCAGCCCCGGATATAGCTTACCTCTTACGTTCCGGTAGCCTGCCATCCGCATGGTCTCCAGGGCCTGTTTGAACTTCCTGGGATTTACTATACAAGGGTCTTCGGCGCCGCCGATAAAAAGGACCGGTAATTCAGGGCATTTGCACTGCCAGCCTTTCAGCCTGTAGGTATCGTCCATCAGATCGAACAGTGTCAGATATCCGTCTACCGTAAATGTAAAGCCACAGCCAGGGTCCTGTTCATAGGCTTCTACTACTGCGGCTGATGAACAGATCCAGGAAAAGGTACTTTTTTCCGCGGCGAAACGGCGGACATAGGGACCGAAAGATAAGCCTTCTATCCGCTTGCTGATATGTCGGTCTCCGTGTGAGGCCTTTTCCATCTTGGCCAGTATGCGCCCAAAGGCAGTTCCTGGATTCTTGCTGGGGGAACCGCAGACGATCAGCATCTTAAGCTCATCATCCCAACGCTTCGCATAGCAGCGGGCTGCCAGCGAACCCATACTGTGACCAAACAGGATGACCGGGAGTCCGGGCCAGCGTTCTCTGGCAAAGGCAGTGATCTGATGCAGGTCGGCCAGCATCGCTTCTTCTCCGCCTCCATACATATATCCCAGATCCTTCTCCTCCCGGACGCTGTGTCCATGGCCTCTGTGGTCATGGATGACACAGGCAAACCCCCTCTGGCTCATAAATTCCATAAAGTCCAGATAGCGCTCCTTATGCTCGCACATGCCATGAGAAATCTGGAAGATACCTTTCACCGTCTCTCCCTCGGAAGGCAACGTAATGAGCACCTCCAGATTTAAACCATCATAGGCGGACGGAACTGTTACTACTTCTCCCGTAGTTGTCACCCCTTTCTGTTCCCCTGGTCCATACACGGCGCTCAGCAGCCGGGCAGGGCTCCCATCCGGCGGATGCCCTCTGACAGTATTCTCTTAAAAGCCGGCGCAGCTTCATCGGCCGCCTTCTGCACCTCACCGTGGGACAATGGGCTGTCCGTGATCCCGCAGGCCATATTCGTGATGCAGGAAATCCCGCATACCTTCATCCCGCAGTGATTGGCAGCCACCGCTTCACAGGCTGTGCTCATTCCCACCGCATCCGCGCCCAGCAGACGGCACATCCTGACCTCGGCCGGCGTCTCATAATTGGGTCCTGTCAGCTGGACATAAACACCTTCCTTCAGGGAAATCCCCAGGTCTGCGGCTGTACTGCGCAGGATCTCCTGAAGCTCCCTCTTGTAGATATTGCTCATATCACAAAATCTGGGCCCCAACCCATCCAGGTTCGGGCCGATCAGCGGCGACGGAACAAAATTACTGATCTGATCCGTTATCATCATAAAGTCACCCGGCCGGAATTCCGGATTCATGCCCCCGGCCGCATTGGTCAGGAATAAAATCTCAGCGCCCATCTTCCACATCAGCCGGACAGGCAGCACAACATCGGCAATCGGATATCCCTCATAGTAATGGACCCTGCCCTGCATGATGACGGTCGGAACTCCCTGGACGTACCCGAATACAA includes:
- a CDS encoding purine-nucleoside phosphorylase translates to MYPVEVKLNNCYESIRAKIPFAPEVALILGSGLGEFADEIQSEAVIGYSEIEGFPVSTVPGHKGRFVFGYVQGVPTVIMQGRVHYYEGYPIADVVLPVRLMWKMGAEILFLTNAAGGMNPEFRPGDFMMITDQISNFVPSPLIGPNLDGLGPRFCDMSNIYKRELQEILRSTAADLGISLKEGVYVQLTGPNYETPAEVRMCRLLGADAVGMSTACEAVAANHCGMKVCGISCITNMACGITDSPLSHGEVQKAADEAAPAFKRILSEGIRRMGALPGC
- a CDS encoding alpha/beta fold hydrolase, producing MTTTGEVVTVPSAYDGLNLEVLITLPSEGETVKGIFQISHGMCEHKERYLDFMEFMSQRGFACVIHDHRGHGHSVREEKDLGYMYGGGEEAMLADLHQITAFARERWPGLPVILFGHSMGSLAARCYAKRWDDELKMLIVCGSPSKNPGTAFGRILAKMEKASHGDRHISKRIEGLSFGPYVRRFAAEKSTFSWICSSAAVVEAYEQDPGCGFTFTVDGYLTLFDLMDDTYRLKGWQCKCPELPVLFIGGAEDPCIVNPRKFKQALETMRMAGYRNVRGKLYPGLRHEILNEECRYDIYADVEKYITKNW